TTGCAGCATGCTTTTGTCTAAACTACTTGAGAAAAGTGCCAAAGGATATGAAAAAAGAGAGAATGTCTTGAGTGAGGAGTTTGAGTTTGTGCGCAATGCTCTCTTCACAGACCCTGATGATCAAAGTGGCTGGTTTTACCATTCGTGGCTTCTGGGTCAAACATTGAAGCGGGAGCCTCTACTTATTTCATCATCGCCTCCTCATGGTTCTAATCTATCTTTATCAATTGATAAACCAGACAGAGAAAGAACATTTCCCCTAATTTTATATTTCAGTGAAGCAGTTGAAGGTGTTAGCTCATCTACAGTCAATGTAGAATATTTTTATGATGGTGGTGATGGTCTTATTTGGTATCCACTTTCGGCAAATAAACTTGGGTTTTCCCAAGCTTGGTTAACTTACATTGAGTATCCTCTTGATACCTTAGAATCCTTCGATGTAAAGGTTACCATCGCACAGTTTCCAGGCATTATTTCTTCAAATGGTATGCCATGTAGTCGGTCTTGTTATATATATTTCACTGCAAGTGTATGCTCAAACAATCAAGAGAAATCCGAGGTGCaaactacacacaaaatatcaTGGAATGAGGAGAATTTTAAACCTCATTCTACCCATCCTGAAGATGCAAACTTGCTTGCCTCACTATGTAAATTAGACATTGCAAAGGAGAATAATCCAACCACCCCTATGTTGTGCATGGAGACTATATCTAATGAAATTGCTTGCAGCCGGGAACTGTTGTCGTCATCAAACTGGTAAGCTGGATTAATGGTGAACTGCTTTCACATTTTTAAAGAAGCTTCTTGATTTGGAAAGtagttttattttcttgttatgTCTTTCTATTGTAGTAAAATTGGAAAACTTACACTTGCAAGACTCTTGGTGGCACACAACACATTGATCACATATGGTTGCATGGATTCCGGAACAGAGGCTCATTATGAAGAAATTCTTGCACTTTATCATGATTTAATGAAGATGGATCCTGCACATATTGGTTATTATGAGGATGAGTATAGCTTAGTGCTAATGAAGCAGGTGAATCTTCTATCATTGATCTTTATTTCTGGACAATAAAGAATGCTTTGGTCATTTCAGTTGCGGATAATGTGCATTTCATCATGTTAGATAGTCATTACTTGGTCAATCTGCAATCCCATGAAAATAGTGTGAACATACATAAAGCAATATAGAATCGGTCCGCTTTGGAGTTTGAGTAGTTTGATCAAAGGTTTGTTCTACCcaataaatatcattttgtCGTGGAGACCTTTTGCTTTAGGTCTCGTGAAAATTTTCTATTCGTTATCAACTCTTAGTTCACTTGAGACCTCTTAGTTTAACTGCAAGCTAGATAAGAAAGTCCTATGATCCCTGTTAAAGACTTCCATAactttttctttaataattacAAGTCTAAAAGTCTTATCCTTATATATTAGAAGTCAATAAGTATATCTTTAAATATCTTTATTTCCTTAGTATTTTGAGAGTCCTATAAATATCTCCCTATAAATTTGTGCATATGTATTTACTTTACAATCTTAATATAAAGtattttaattgtacttttGGGGGAATGAAGGGTCAGTTTATATGGAAGTCAATTGTCCCTAATTTATAAGCACTGCTTGCATTGTATAGACCTCGTATTGTGGCAATTGATCATACCGTTTAAAGTTCTGTGCTTgtaatcttttttattttctttgtgtGCAGTTGCCTTCCTTGATATAACATCTTGATTACAAActtcttttttatatttcagGCGTGGTAGTGGGAGGGGGTAGTGCTTCAAGccgaaaaatattttcattaatacttttcttactttttctaAGCATGAATCCTACTTGTGTCACATatctttaaataatttaaacttACTATTGTGCAGCTGACTTCAAATACTGAGTCTTTATTGAAGCTCTGTGGTAAGTATCAAGAATTGTCGTCACCAAGTATTAGTTCTTATACAAGTGTACGGCTAAAGGTCCTCTCATTGTCACGAGTTTCATGTCTGGAGCACTTGCTGTGGGTCCAAATGTTGGATCTCAGCCACAACAAACTTAGATCAATTGAAGGTAGTTGATATTACAAATATATGATATATCCTTGACATCATTAATGTGAAGAGCTacaaaattctttttttaaaaatttatttatgggTTAGATGAGCTGATTTGATTTCCTATTTCAAATTTACCCGAATTATGGGACAGGGTTGGAGGCTCTGCAACAGCTTTCCTGCTTGAAGCTTAGCAACAACAGGCTCAGCAGCTTTACAGCCCTGGAACCCTTGAAAATGCTCAACTCATTACAAGTTTTGGATGTATCATATAACGAGATTGGCGCCCACTCCATCGACACAAGAAGATACATGTGCTCGTCTCCTCTCAATAGTGCAACGGGTTTCGGGTGGCAGTTGAAGAGATTCACCGATGAAGATGCTGATTTGAAGCGTTTCTGGGATGCTTATCTACTCTTCAGGGACTTGAATTTGGTGCAATTAGATATCGTGGGAAATGCAGTTGTCGACGAGAGATTGAAAGCTTTTCTGATCAAGTTAATGTCAGCATTGAAGTGGTTTGATGGAGAGAGCTGCCATTAGATATGTTTCAACAGTTGGCTCTTTGAGAGAGGTTGTTTCATCTGTTTATTGTTCTGTAATTTTTGTGTGAAAAAAACCCAACTGAAGTCTGGAAAACTAACCGGAACCAACACGAACTGGATTAACTGTATGGTGTGTATCTTTTCctattccttttctttttacCAATACAATTTTATCATCACTTAACAATGTACTACATTTCAAGGATTTCTTTTAACAAAATTGAGATTTATTcatgttttgaaatatgtgaCATGGTTTAATCCCCCAATTATGTTAtccaatttcaatatttttcacGTGATAATTAGGGCATCCACCATAAGAATAGCCCCAGTCACAAACTCTtcatgtcacatcatcagcactaaaaatcatcctcttgccacatcatcaggacaagcaaatagtccagcaatagcctagccacatcactcaaaattatataaaacaaataattgacaatcacacaaaatacggaattaaattttcGACACAGATATGGGAAaatccaataattttatttaaattaaaataaaattacatttaaaaaaattacataattaaaaaaaaactaacgccttgcagtcctccgcgcccacaactctttaattaaatccttttggagtcgaatatgagcatccgtttgacgcatgtcggcatgtgcttggaggaggccggcttcatcgtgccCCTTTCGTACGTTGGGGTCGGCcatgccgtggcttggaccggcttcgttatcgtcgttggcccaactagtcaaaTAAAGATGAAGTATTGATAGATTCACTGAACTCAGTAGTGGCATTGTAGAAAGTGGGGCTTTATAGAACAAGAATTATATAATCCCaaaattcttttaatttttctgTCTTATCTTTAATTCCATGTCCTATGTAACCACATTACAAATCccaaaattcttttattttttctgtcTTATCTTTAATTCCATGTCCTATGTAACCACATTACCTCAATATATTCTAGGTTCTTTTTCCTTAATATTTTATTCCTGAAACATGGAAAATGTTTTGCTCGTCTATCTATTACACGTGGGATAGTTTAAAATGTTTAATTTAAGATTTGTTGATCACGTCCTAATCTGCAGTCTCTGAGTTTTGAATTCTATGATTTAGTAAAACAAATATTTGAACTCTATGGGCGACGACGTCTTAATCTGTAGTATTTGAGATCTAAATTCTATGATTTAGAGAAATAgtaaaacaaatatttaaaagGTTTTACTAGTTTGTATTTAAGTTTATATTGTAATAATTCTAAAATACCCTTATTAAATCTCAATTAAATGGgaaggtgaaattttttaagGCAATACGATAATTGAAGTTAGTTATCATGATTAGATTTTCAATATAGATTAATCAACCCACGTATGTACCTTGTtggtttattttatatattaaacataaaaaatacGGCGGATCGAAAAACTAACATAGACCAAGAGATAATTTAATTTGCATACCAAATACGTACTATTAGATAGATatagaacaaatattattatcatagtGAAACATAACTACCAAATACACacttataatattatatttgtaTTAATAAATTGTTCTATAAGATGAAGAATTTGTTCTTTCTCAATTTTAATGAATTGCAAAATTTTATTGTTCATAAGACATCAAATGGAGTAACAAGCAGTTGGATATTAAATTTCGTAATATGTTTTAGTCTAAACATGAA
This sequence is a window from Salvia splendens isolate huo1 chromosome 14, SspV2, whole genome shotgun sequence. Protein-coding genes within it:
- the LOC121763458 gene encoding geranylgeranyl transferase type-2 subunit alpha 1-like translates to MHGIPRKAPTQEELDDSSLKAAKLRDLQSQLLHFHHNKIYTEEAIQISAKLLESNPEHYTAWNYRKLAVQHLLNRHHENQLDSQSPQSILDDELILVENALKTNFKAYGAWHHRKWVLSKGHSSSDRELRLLGKFQKLDSRNFHAWNYRRFITELKKIPDEDELQYTTDMIYDNFSNYSAWHNRSMLLSKLLEKSAKGYEKRENVLSEEFEFVRNALFTDPDDQSGWFYHSWLLGQTLKREPLLISSSPPHGSNLSLSIDKPDRERTFPLILYFSEAVEGVSSSTVNVEYFYDGGDGLIWYPLSANKLGFSQAWLTYIEYPLDTLESFDVKVTIAQFPGIISSNGMPCSRSCYIYFTASVCSNNQEKSEVQTTHKISWNEENFKPHSTHPEDANLLASLCKLDIAKENNPTTPMLCMETISNEIACSRELLSSSNCKIGKLTLARLLVAHNTLITYGCMDSGTEAHYEEILALYHDLMKMDPAHIGYYEDEYSLVLMKQLTSNTESLLKLCGKYQELSSPSISSYTSVRLKVLSLSRVSCLEHLLWVQMLDLSHNKLRSIEGLEALQQLSCLKLSNNRLSSFTALEPLKMLNSLQVLDVSYNEIGAHSIDTRRYMCSSPLNSATGFGWQLKRFTDEDADLKRFWDAYLLFRDLNLVQLDIVGNAVVDERLKAFLIKLMSALKWFDGESCH